Genomic segment of Drosophila ananassae strain 14024-0371.13 chromosome 2L, ASM1763931v2, whole genome shotgun sequence:
tttatgagaatttcactattgaatcaattttctaaaaaaatatttcaaataatatAAGCGGTTACCTAACTGCAacggtatatcaacttcgactCAGCCCGAAGTTCGCATTCCTTTCTAGTTTTagtttaattgattttaaaaaaaaatgatccatttatataaaaattcaaagtaTCGGTTAAAATTGCAATCGTAATTTCTGaagatttgttttaaaaaacgcaataattaaatttaaaaacattttgaCGGGGTAAAATACCAATGTCGAATGTCACGCCCAAAATAACTGATATCACTTTTGGTGACGAAAAAATTCTATACAGGTTTACAAATTAAACATTGTGAAACAATATCCTTTCGCGGCACGTGtttgtgatttattttttaagttgcttaaattccataaaaaaacttaatttttattttaaaatttatattcaaaattgaaatgtaattaaatattttgttttgtgaCTCCAATGTCTCCACTTCGACGTCGAATTTAGTAAATCACATTTTGTCCGTTTCACTAAATTTTCCCGAAACCAAAGGACTGTTGGCTAATACTTAAATAAAAACGATTAAAACAATAACTTTCTATTTGTGTATCATTTAATGTGTATCATaacataattaatttttcggctatatatagtaGACTATATATAGGACGAACGCTAAGGCATGCGGTTCGTCACCTACGTGGACggccgtccacagtgatgtgaatgtgtttttaaaaataaaatttgcctATGAAATACTTTTTTGACTTTGGCATTGAATGCTTTGGATGGGCTAATAGTGGGTGAAGTCCCTAAGCAGCCAGATTATAGGTCAGTTCATTCAGTGATGCTCTGGAGTATCCAATCGGAAAAGCTGCTAACTAATGTGTAGACCCCCGGAATTGTGCTGACCCCACAAAGCGTGGGTCCGAAAGCCACGATACCAATGAGCGTGTGGAGGCCATTTCCAAAAAGACCAGAGCTGCCATCGTCCATGAAAGGTCCTCCGCTGTCGCCCCGGCACACGTCGTTCATGGGCTGACCCTGGGCACAGAGATGACTTGGAGTGATCACTATTGGCTGCTGGAAGTTCTCGCTGAGACTCGCGTAGGCAATCGCACAACTGGTCGTGTTCACTATGGGCAGCCTGATGAATCGCACTCCAGCGGACGTCGAATTCGCTCCATCTGTGATtacattaataaaaatttacttcATCTGATCGGCTCTGCTCTACCTGTTCCCCTAGGGGAGCCCGGAGAACTACAAGTGTCAGTTGGCAAATTCAACCGACAATATATAGACGCACTAAACTTTTCGACACTCACTTTCGGGGTTCATTGTACTCCAGCCCGCGGCAACTCCTGTTTGTCCAATAAGCCTTTCACCGATTGTGGTAGAGCCGTTCAAAGGTAAGCAAATGGGTGTGAAAGCACCTGCATAAAATGGTGTTACATACATATCCTTGGTGTTCGCGAATCGCACTACTTGCCTGTGGTAGTATTCAGCCGCAGAAGGGCAATATCATTAGAATATCTGGGCTGGTCGTAGTTCGGATGCACGACAATTCGCTGAATGGAAAATTGAGAAACTGCATCATCGACTCCCAAGCGCACATGAGATCTGTTATTACATACATAGAAGCTTGGGCTGGGCTAACTAAAAATTGGTTTAAAGCTTCAACTCACAGTTCCAAGTCGCGCACCAAATTAATCACACAATGGGCGGCGGTCACAACGTAGTTTCTGGATATTAGGGATCCTGAGCAACGATAGCTAATCCGGCTACTGGCTGAAAACAGAATTGTGCATTGATATAGTTATTAAACTCTTGCAGCCCCACCGACGCAAAGATGTCCTGTCCCTGTACACGATCGGGCTGCGGATCTGGCGGAGGACCCGGATCTGGGGGCGGACCCGGACCAGCAGCTCCCGGATCTGGCCGGATGTGCCCTCCTCCTGGAGCCGGAGATAGTGCCCCTCGTGGCGGCGCTGCTCCACcacaaaagaaaaaaccaTGTGGTCCGAAACCATGTGGGGGTGGAAAGTGCAAAAAGTGCGGAAAGGGCGGCAAGGGAgacggagccggagccggagccggaaaACGAGGCGGACCGGGTTCCGGTGGCGATCAGCCTGGTATGTTCGGGGGCGCTTTCAAGGCACCACCTAACAACCGAGGACCAGCTGCTCTTGGACTGGCTGCGTTGCTCTTTGCCGTCGGTTGTTTCCTAACAGTTAAACTGGGAATTGTGGCGAATGAGATTGGCTAATATTAATAGCTGAGGTTTATATTTTCAGGTCAGGACCTTCCCCAGTTACCACCTCAAAGGAAGCAatcacaacacacacacaagcatACAGGTTTTGAGTTGATTTGGGAGCGGCATGAATAAATTCCAAATTCTAGATTGCGTTTGAAATCAATCGAATAAGGTCTACTCACTTCGATTACGGTATCCAATCCTCGCCAGCCAAGGATACTGTCCTGTTTTGGCCTGTTCACCTCCCAGGAGGCGGCTTTCCACACTTATTCCGCATCCTGGGAGGTTCTGTTGGATTCCAGATGTTTGTGTGGGAGGGGCCGATAGGGATATGAATGGGGTTGTGGTTTCCCCGGGGTTTGGTGTAGTGAATGGCGCAAGAGGTGGTCCTTCCAGATTTGAGAACGTGGGTGAGGTAAATGGCGCCAGTGGTGTTTCTCCCAGATCATCTTCATCGCTACCCTGTCGCAGGAATCGCAAATCTCCGGGAAATATAATAGGCTTATCCCGAGGATTAGGTCGCGCAGACGAATGCTCGTCCAAATGCTCCACTTGGTAGTGGAAGTGGTGACCACCTTGGCCAAATCTGTGGTCGAAGAACTCTGGCTCTACTGGCTGCGGACAGTTGCGCTTTTCCTTAAAGTCCCAGTAGTCATGCAAGTTTGTCTCCACCTCGTGATAATTAAACGCTTCTTTGGAGCTGGAATGCCTACCCTTTCCATCACTCTCGCCACTCCAGATCCAACGCTCATCTGGTGGAGCGAATCGCAGCATGCGACCTGGCTTGGTCGGAGATGACTCATCGCGGTAAGATTTTCGAGAGGAGGGACAGCAAACCAATGGATCAAGGCCTTGGAATCCGCAACTGGCAGCAAGCACCTTGGCGTACACGGCGGACTGGTCTCCGGCCTTGTGATGCAGCAGGAGCCGGACGAAGGTGCTGCACTCTTTCAGCAGAATGCAGTGGCAAGCGAAGACGCCGCGATCCGCTGAAACGATAACGGGCTATTTGGCTGGATGACaaagcaaaaataataaaaactaaaaaaagtCTGATCTTCAGCTGGTGTCGAACTTTCAATACCCTTTCCTTAAATTTAGGCCATATAGTCCAGACAAATTCCTAACAATTCCTATACAATTCCTAAATAATTTCAGACTCTTCCAAAAGCATCTCAAGATTGATAAAAGTCTTTCCTATCGGCTCATTGAAGGATAGGACCGTGTACTTCTTATCTATCAAGTCACAAAGTATTTAACAGTGTTAAAATTGAAGAACCCTATGacagggtataaaaataacaaatctCTTCAAGGTCAATGTCGAACCAGTAGCCAgccaaccagccagccagccagccagccagcaaaCCAGAAGTGCCCAGGGCAATTACTCACTCACTTTTGGAACGACGTTCGCAAACGCTAGCGCGGTTTATTGCCCTTCGCTTTGCCGCTGGGAATTTCTAGTGACCGCCAACCTTGACCCACTTACCGGGCGTTCTTTGATAACAATTTCCTTCTCACAAGTTTGTTTCTTCAGTCTTTTGTTAGAAGTCACTTACCTCCAAGGAACAGGACACAGAAAAATAAGCTGATAAAGGTTTGCTTTCGCATTTCGGTTG
This window contains:
- the LOC6505842 gene encoding transmembrane protease serine 9, with translation MRKQTFISLFFCVLFLGADRGVFACHCILLKECSTFVRLLLHHKAGDQSAVYAKVLAASCGFQGLDPLVCCPSSRKSYRDESSPTKPGRMLRFAPPDERWIWSGESDGKGRHSSSKEAFNYHEVETNLHDYWDFKEKRNCPQPVEPEFFDHRFGQGGHHFHYQVEHLDEHSSARPNPRDKPIIFPGDLRFLRQGSDEDDLGETPLAPFTSPTFSNLEGPPLAPFTTPNPGETTTPFISLSAPPTQTSGIQQNLPGCGISVESRLLGGEQAKTGQYPWLARIGYRNRTSSRISYRCSGSLISRNYVVTAAHCVINLVRDLELSHVRLGVDDAVSQFSIQRIVVHPNYDQPRYSNDIALLRLNTTTGAFTPICLPLNGSTTIGERLIGQTGVAAGWSTMNPENGANSTSAGVRFIRLPIVNTTSCAIAYASLSENFQQPIVITPSHLCAQGQPMNDVCRGDSGGPFMDDGSSGLFGNGLHTLIGIVAFGPTLCGVSTIPGVYTLVSSFSDWILQSITEFYFPNEAAQVPNYGRCITPNRERALCIHLEDCKYLYGILTTTPLRDTDRLYLSRSQCGYTNGKVLICCPDRYRDTSPVTQAPPRPNVTTTNLLPLPGQCGNILSNRIYGGVKTKIDEFPWMALIEYTKAEGKKGHHCGGSLISTRYVVTASHCVNGKSLPSDWRLTGVRLGEWDTATNPDCEVDVRGMKDCAPPHLDVPVERTIPHPDYIPSSKNQVNDIALLRLGQQIEYTDFVRPICLPLDTNLRAATFDGITMDVAGWGKTEQLSASNLKLKAAVEGFRMEQCQQVYSSQEILLEETQMCAGGKEGVDSCRGDSGGPLIGLDTNKVNTYYFLAGVVSFGPTPCGLAGWPGVYTLVGKYVDWIQNTIEA